One stretch of Emys orbicularis isolate rEmyOrb1 chromosome 5, rEmyOrb1.hap1, whole genome shotgun sequence DNA includes these proteins:
- the LOC135879404 gene encoding histone PARylation factor 1 translates to MTGGGKRRPRAGEQCEKTKEVKKRRSNQADVPDQLRQEVESCYRLRMPEDFYQFWKFCEELKPDKPSEALLSSTGLQLVGPYDILAGKHKKTKSADLNFNLHWRFFYDPPEFQTIIAGDSKTQYHMGYFRDVPDELPMWVGANEAKKSCVISQIGDNVFAAVKLFLSKKLKELTDKKKSGILKDIDENLTRTAKELGYSLEQKTMKMKQRDKKVVTKTFHGAGLVVPVDKNDVGYRELPETNANLKRICKAIVDAPSDDQRLKAFAPIQEMITFVQFANDECDYGMGYELGMDLFCYGSHYFHKVVGQLLPLAYNLLRRNLFAEIVESHLANRSEENVDQLAA, encoded by the exons ATGACAGGAGGCGGGAAGCGGCGACCCCGCGCCGGGGAGCAG TGTGAAAAAACTAAAGAAGTCAAGAAGAGACGGTCCAACCAGGCAGATGTTCCTGATCAGCTGCGTCAAGAAGTAGAAAGTTGCTATCGGCTCAGGATGCCTGAAGACTTTTATCAGTTCTGGAAGTTCTGTGAGGAGCTGAAGCCTGACAAGCCAAGTG AAGCACTCCTATCAAGTACTGGACTTCAGCTAGTTGGACCATATGATATTCTTGCTGgaaaacataaaaaaacaaaatcagcagATCTGAACTTCaaccttcactggaggtttttttaTGATCCTCCTGAATTTCAGACTATAATTGCTGGGGATAGCAAAACTCAGTATCACATGGGATATTTCAG GGATGTGCCAGATGAACTTCCAATGTGGGTTGGTGCAAACGAAGCAAAGAAAAGCTGTGTAATTTCTCAGATTGGTGACAATGTATTTGCTGCAGTCAA attgtttttgtcaaaaaagctTAAGGAATTGACAGATAAAAAGAAAAGTGGTATTTTGAAAGACATAGATGAAAACCTTACAAGAACAGCAAAAGAATTGGGTTATTCGCTGGAACAGAAAACCATGAAGATGAAACAAAGAGATAAGAAA GTAGTGACTAAGACATTTCATGGAGCAGGTCTGGTTGTGCCTGTAGATAAAAATGATGTTGGGTACAGAGAGCTCCCTGAAACAAATG CTAATCTTAAAAGAATTTGTAAGGCCATTGTGGATGCTCCTAGCGATGACCAGAGACTGAAAGCCTTTGCACCCATTCAGGAAATGATCACTTTTGTTCAGTTTGCTAATGATGAATGTGATTACGGAATGGGGTATGAACTGGGAATGGACCTCTTTTGCTATGGGTCACAT TATTTTCACAAGGTTGTTGGTCAGCTGTTACCGCTTGCATACAACCTGTTGAGAAGGAACCTCTTTGCTGAGATTGTTGAATCACATTTAGCTAACAGAAGTGAAGAGAATGTGGACCAACTAGCAGCATGA